DNA sequence from the Tenacibaculum mesophilum genome:
TTCGTTATTAGAAAGTTGTACTACATCAAATTCAAAATATCCATCTATATCATGACGCGTTTCTAAAATTGTTCCGTATGTACTATAGTTACCAACAGCTATACCTAAACCATTTCCTGTTTTACCAATATCAACAATATTATTATTTGCATACATGGTTCCGTTTAAAAAAGAAATAGTAAAAGCTCTTGATAAAAAAGGAACTTCGCCACTACCAGTTGTTCTGTGATAATCTACATACCATAAATCATAACTTGAAATATATTCGTTTAAAGAAAAACCATCATCTACAATTTCATTTCTTACAACACACGACGTAAGTGTTACACCACCAATAAGTAGTATTAAAAGTAATTTTATACGTTTCATAAGCATTCATTTTATGGTTATGCTTATAGGTTTTCAAATTACGTGCCAAAAATAAAAAACACCTCTTTTTTGAGGTGTTTAAAGTTATTCTATACTAAGGTTTTTATTGCATAAAGACCTTATCTTTTTTTATAATGTTTTCTATTTTAACGTAGTGTGTTTTCTCTTCAATAATATAAGAAACCATTGCTTCATTTTCTTTTAATTCAAAAGGAAATTCTTCTGCAGGAGTGTTACCAAACTCTTTTTTTGGGTCAGCATGTAAAATAAGATCATTTAACTCATTAGATGAGGTTTTATAACGAGCAGTAATGTATTGTTTATCGTTATGTTGCTCAACAATAGCCTTGGTAATCCTATTTTGAAAATATACTTTTTGAAAGTCAACTGGCTTCTCAGCAGTAAAATTAATAATCAAGTTAGTAGAGTTATAACTACCTTTTACACCTCCTGTTACATGAGAATAACTTGCAGATTCTATTTTGAAAGGATGATTGTTCTCCATTTTTACACTTGCGCATTTAGTAAAGCTTAGAGCTAAAATTAAGATTCCAATTAATTTCATAGAGTTGTTTTTTAATGTTTAAATTTAGACATTCAAGGAGTGTGCCAAGTCACAAATATAATCAGATTTATATGAAGTTGAATTTCAGTTACTGGGAACTAAAAGAGTGGTTTACAAATGTTGATTTTACTGTAGTAGGAAGTGGAATTGTGGGGTTAAATTGTGCATTACAATTAAGAGAAAAATACCCCATGGCAAAAATTCTAGTTTTAGAAAAAGGAGTGTTACCACAAGGAGCCAGCACTAAAAATGCAGGTTTTGCTTGTTTTGGAAGTTTATCTGAACTGATAGATGATTTAAATACACATACCGAAGAAGAGGTTTTTAGCTTGGTAAAAAAACGTTGGCAAGGTTTACAGCTTTTACGCACCACATTGGGCGATAAAAACATAGATTTTCAACAAAATAAAGGATATGAATTGTTCTTAACAACAGAATTACACGAATCGTGTTTAGAGCAAAAAACATCGATAAATGAGCTTTTAAAGCCGTTGTTTTCTAAGGATGTTTTTTCGGTTGATGATAACAAGTTTGGGTTTCAAAATATTCATCAACAATATATAACCAACCAGTTTGAAGGGCAAATAGATACTGGTAAGATGGCGGCTAAGTTGTTAGAAAAAGTTTTGTCCTCAGGGGTGAAAATTATCAACAATATTCAGGTTAAAGAATTTATAGAAAACA
Encoded proteins:
- a CDS encoding NAD(P)/FAD-dependent oxidoreductase, with the translated sequence MNFSYWELKEWFTNVDFTVVGSGIVGLNCALQLREKYPMAKILVLEKGVLPQGASTKNAGFACFGSLSELIDDLNTHTEEEVFSLVKKRWQGLQLLRTTLGDKNIDFQQNKGYELFLTTELHESCLEQKTSINELLKPLFSKDVFSVDDNKFGFQNIHQQYITNQFEGQIDTGKMAAKLLEKVLSSGVKIINNIQVKEFIENNDEVEVKTNQIEFTTKKLFIATNGFANKLLKENVQPARAQVLITKPIENLHIKGTFHLDKGYYYFRNIDNRILFGGGRNLDFKGEETDEFGQTLLIQNKLEEILKTTILPNTKVEIEHRWSGIMGVGNQKKAIVKQLSNNVFCGVRLGGMGVAIGSLVGKELAQLVN